CCTTTCGGTGGCTATCAAGGATTTGGAGCAGGAGCTGAATTTCCAAATTTTCACCCGTACAACGACGGGGGCTGTCTTGACCAGTCAGGGCATGACTTTTTACGAGCGTGCGCTTGAGGTGGTACGCAGTTTTGATAGTTTTGAAAATCGCTATCTCAATGCTTCTGAAAAGGGCAACCAGTTTTCGATTGCCAGCCAGCACTATGACTTTTTGCCACCTTTGATCACGACTTTTTCAGAGCGCTATCCTGATTACAAGGATTTCCGTATCTTTGAGTCTACGACCATTCAGATTTTGGATGAGGTAGCCAAGGGGCACAGTGAGATTGGGATTATCTATTTGAATCGTCAAAATAGCAAGGGAATCCAGCAAAATATGGACAAGCTTGGGCTTGAGGCCATTGATTTGATTCCGTTTAAGACGCACATTTATCTCCGTAAGGGCCATCCTCTGGCTAAAAAAGAAAGTCTTGTTATGGAGGACTTGGTGGCCTTGCCTACAGTGCGTTTCACTCAGGAGAAGGACGAGTACCTTTACTATTCTGAAAACTTTGTGGATACGTCAGATTCGTCTTTGATGTTTAACGTGACAGACCGTGCGACTTTGAACGGTATCTTGGAACGTACAGATGCCTATGCGACGGGATCTGGTTTCTTAGATGCGCAAAGTGTGAACGGGATTACGGTTATTCCGCTTGAGGATAATTTGGATAACAAGATGGTTTATGTCCGCCGTAAGGGGATTAACTTGTCATCTTGTGCTCTCAAGTTTGTCAATGTTATGTTTGACTACTTTGATACATACAAACCGTAGGAGGACTTATGCGTAAGGTTGCGATTCCTTTGGCTATTCTGGCTCTGATTGGTTTGGATCAGTGGGTTAAGCATTGGGTTGTGGCAAATATTGCCCTTAACCAAGTTATCAAGGCTATTCCTGGACTTTTCAGTTTGACCTATCTACAGAACCGTGGTGCTGCCTTTTCGATTTTACAGGATCAGAAATATTTCTTTGTGATTTTGACGGTTCTAGTGATTGGTGCGGCTATGGTTTATCTGGTTAAGAATTACCAGAAGAGTCTTTGGCTGGTGCTATCTTTGGTTTTGATTATCTCAGGTGGTATTGGTAACTTTATTGACCGTGTGCACTTGGGTTACGTGGTTGATATGGTTCAGCTTGATTTTATTGATTTTGCAATATTTAACGTGGCAGACTCCTATCTAACGGTAGGCGTGCTGCTCTTGATTTTAATCTTATGGAAAGAGGAAAATGGAAGTCATCATTAAAGAGGCGGGCAACCGTCTGGACAAGGCTTTGGCAGATTTGACAGAATTGTCACGTAGTCAGGCCAATGAAGCGATTAAGGCTGGAACGGTCTTGGTTAATGGTAAGTCGGCAAAGGCCAAGTATGCGGTTAAAGAGGGTGATGTCATCACCTATGAATTGCCAGAAGAAGAGGTCTTGGAATACAAGGCTGAAGATATTCCTTTGGATATTATCTACGAAGATGCGGATGTGGCAGTGGTCAACAAGCCTCAAGGCATGGTTGTCCATCCATCAGCTGGTCACACGTCTGGTACCTTGGTCAATGCCCTAATGTATCATGTCAAGGACCTCTCGTCTATCAATGGTGTGGTGCGTCCAGGGATTGTCCACCGTATCGACAAGGACACGTCTGGTCTCCTTATGATTGCTAAGAATGATAAGGCTCACAATGCTTTGGCGGCTGAGCTTAAGGATAAGAAGTCCCTTCGCAAGTATGTGGCTATTGTGCATGGCAATCTACCTAACGATCGAGGCGTGATTGAGGCTCCGATTGGGCGTTCAGATAAGGACCGCAAGAAGCAGGCAGTCACAGCTAAAGGAAAACCTGCAGTAACACGATTTACCGTTCTTGAACGTTTTGGCAACTATACTTTGGTAGAGTTGCAGCTGGAAACAGGTCGCACACACCAGATTCGTGTGCACATGGCTTATATCGGTCACCCGGTGGCGGGCGATCCTCTTTATGGGCCACGCAAGACCCTCAAGGGCCATGGCCAATTTCTACATGCTAAGACCCTTGGTTTCACACATCCTACGACTGGAGAATTGGTCGAATTTACAGCGGAAGAACCTGCTATTTTCAAGGAAACCTTGGAGAAGTTGAGAGAAGCGTAACAGTTATTAAACGGATAGTCTTTCTTGGGAGGGGCGTCCGTTTTTTTCTTGTAAAAGAGTCTGAAATTTGCTATAATTTACCTAATTAAATAAGTCCTTTAATCACTGTCCAGAGAGGCAGGCAAGGAGCCATGAGAAGTGTACGGGTGAACTGTACTCATATTTTTGTGTATCTCCTTGTTTTCGAGGGGATTTTTTTGTATTTAGAAAGGTTCTTTTTATGAAGAAAAAAGAGATCGTCGATGACGTAACCATGAAACGTGCCATTACACGTATCACTTATGAGATTATTGAGCGTAACAAAAATCTCGACAAGATTGTCTTGGCTGGTATTAAGACACGTGGTGTCTATATTGCACAGCGTATCCAAGAGCGCTTGAAACAGTTGGAAAACCTTGATGTGCCATTGATTGAGCTTGACACTAAAGCTTTCCGTGATGATGTTAAGGCTGAGCAAGACACATCTGTTTTCCCTATTGAAATTGATGGTACAGATGTTATCCTTGTGGATGATGTGCTTTACACAGGTCGTACGATTCGTGCAGCTATTGATAATATCGTTAGCCATGGACGTCCGGCGCGTGTTGGTTTGGCTGTCTTGGTTGACCGTGGTCACCGTGAATTGCCAATCCGTGCGGACTATGTTGGTAAAAATATCCCAACTAGTGAGTCAGAAGAAATCGAAGTTTTGGTTGCAGAAGTTGATGGCAAAGATAGCGTCAACATTATCGATCCAAGCTAAGTTGACTGACGGATAGGGTGAAACGCCCTTTGTATCTTATTAATTGAACACGGGCTAAGAGCTGTGTAAAATAGATAAATCTTCCTAGAAGCTAAAGCTTCGGCGTCAGATTTCCTAATTTTACTTTGCTCTTTGTACGCCCTTTGTATCTTAATTTAAGGAGTCCTTTGATATCGTGAATAACGTAAAATATGATGTGAATGATATGCCAAAACCTGGTTTATTGGTTGGTTTGTCATTTCAGCACTTGTTTGCCATGTTTGGTGCGACGGTGCTTGTGCCGATTTTGGTTGGGATTGATCCCGCTATTGCTCTTTTCTCATCTGGTTTGGGAACTTTAGCTCACTTGACGGTGACCAAGTACAAAATTCCAGCTTACATGGGGTCTAGTTTTGCCTATATTGCGGCTATGCAGACACTTATGAAGACTGATGGCATTGCGGCAGTGGCTCAAGGTGCCATGGCAGGTGGTTTGGTTTACTTGCTTGTGGCTCTGATTGTTAAGTATGCGGGTAAAGACTGGATTGATAAGGTCCTTCCACCAATTGTGGTTGGCCCTATTATCATGGTGATTGGTTTGAACCTTGCGGCTAATGCAGTCAATGATGCAACAACTTTAAATAAAAGCTATAGTATCTATGCTCTCTTGATTTCGATGGTGACCCTCTTTGCGGTTATCCTCTTTAACATGTATGGCAAGAAGATTATCGGTGTTATCCCAATTTTACTTGGTTTAATTGTGGGCTATATTTTCTCAGCGGTTCTTGGTTTGCTGACAGGACATAGCTTTATCAATTTCTCAGAGGTAGCAGTGGCACATTGGATTCAGGTTCCAAACTTTGACATTCCATTTGTGGATTATAGCTTCAAGCTCTATCCAAGTGCGATTTTGACCATGGCTCCGATTGCCTTTGTGACGATGACTGAACACTTTGGTCACGTCATGGTTCTAAACAGTTTGACTGAGCGTGATTACTTTAAAGATCCAGGTCTTGACCGTACCCTTACTGGTGATGGTTTGGCACAGATTATCGCTGGATTCTTTGGAGCTCCTCCGGTAACTTCTTATGGTGAAAATATTGGGGTTATGGCCCTCAGTAAGGTCTACTCAGTTTACGTTATTGCGGGCGCAGCAGTGATTGCGGTCTTGATGAGCTTTATTGGTAAGCTGTCAGCACTCTTGCATTCTATTCCAACTCCTGTATTAGGGGGATTATCTATTGCTCTCTTTGGGGTTATCGCTGCTAGCGGTTTGAAAATTTTAGTTGAACATAAGATTGATTTTGATAATAAAAAGAATCTCTTGATTGCTAGCGTTATCTTGGTTTCTGGTATCGGTGGTTTGATGATTGACCTTGGTGGTCTTCAAATCACGGGTGTGGCAAGCTCAACCATTCTTGGTATCTTGCTTTATCAAATTTTGCCAGATCCTAAAAAAGGTAGCAAAGATTAGTCAATCAATTTAAAAGGAAAAACTATGGCGATTGCAGATGGAAAAGTGTCACTGAAACATTTGGTGACCATGGAAACCCTCACGAATGAAGAGGTCTTGGGCCTGATTCGTCGAGGTGGAGATTTTAAAAATGGCAGAGCTGATTTCCAGCTGGATCGACAGTATTTCGCTGCCAATCTCTTTTTTGAAAATTCAACACGAACACACAAGTCCTTCGAAGTGGCTGAGAAAAAACTTGGCTTGGATGTGATTGAGTTCGATGCTGGAACTAGCTCGGTGAATAAGGGTGAGACTCTCTATGACACGATTTTGACCATGTCTGCCTTGGGGGTTGACATCTGTGTGGTTCGCCACTCGGAAGTCGATTACTACAAGCAGTTGATTGATAGTAGGACTATTCAGACCTCTATTGTTAATGGTGGTGATGGTTCAGGGCAACACCCAAGTCAGTGTTTGCTTGACTTGATGACCATTTACGAAGAGTTCGGAACCTTTGAAAATCTTAAGATTTGTATTGCAGGTGACATTACGCATTCGCGTGTCGCTAAGTCCAATATGCAGATTCTCAAGCGTTTGGGTGCTCAGCTTTATTTTGCTGGTCCTGCAGAGTGGTACTCGAATGAGTTCGATGTCTATGGTCAGCATGTGGCTATTGACGACGTCATTGAGGACTTGGATGTGCTCATGTTGCTTCGTGTTCAGCACGAACGTCATGGGGACGATAAAGGATTTTCAAAAGAAGACTACCATGCTCTCTATGGTTTGACTGAAGAACGTTATGCCAAGCTAGCTGATCAGGCGATTATCATGCATCCTGCTCCGGTTAATCGTGATGTGGAGATTGCTGATAGCCTGGTTGAGGCGCCTAAGGCTCGTATCGTTGCTCAGATGCAAAACGGGGTCTTTGTCCGTATGGCAATTATTGAAGCTATTTTAAATGGCAAAGCGTAAACTACGTTAACCGATTCCTGAGAGAATCAGACGAAAAAGAACATGGGCTAAATCTTTGGAAAAGAGACAAATCTTCCTAGAGGCTGAAGCTTCTCTGTCAGATTTGCTTTTCATTCAGATTTTTAACGCCCTTTGTATCTTAGTGAAAGGAACAATTTACTATAATGGCAAAACGTTTACTTATTTTGGAAGACGGCACTATTTTTGAAGGTCAGGCCTTCGGTGCTGATGTGGATGTGACGGGTGAAATCGTCTTTAATACTGGTATGACAGGTTATCAAGAATCTATCACAGACCAGTCTTACAATGGTCAAATTTTGACTTTTACTTATCCACTTGTTGGTAACTACGGTGTTAACCGTGACGACTATGAGTCAATTAAGCCAACGACTAAGGGTGTTGTTGTGTCAGAGGCCAGCCGTCGTGCCAGCAACTGGCGAAACCAAATGACCTTGGATGAGTTTTTGAAGGCGAAAAACATCCCTGGTATCTCTGGTATTGATACACGTGCCTTGACTAAGATTATCCGTCAACACGGTACCATGAAGGCCACTTTGGCTAGCCCTGGTGACAGTATCGAGCACTTGCAAGATCAATTGCGTGCGACTGTTTTGCCAACGAATAATATTGAGCAGGTATCAACTAAGACAGCCTACCCAGCACCAGGTGTTGGTAAAAATATCGTTTTGGTTGACTTTGGACTCAAGCACTCTATCTTGCGTGAGTTTTCAAAACGTGATTGTAACGTGACTGTGGTGCCACATGATATCACTGCTGAAGAAATTCTCCACCTTAATCCAGATGGTGTGATGTTGTCAAACGGTCCAGGTAACCCTGAAGATGTGCCGTACGCACTTGATATGATTCGTGGCATCCAAGGTAAAATTCCAATCTTTGGTATTTGTATGGGACACCAGTTGTTTAGTTTGGCTAATGGTGCCAAGGCCTACAAGATGAAGTTTGGTCACCGTGGATTTAACCATGCGGTTCGTGAAATTGCGACTGGTCGTGTTGATTTCACCAGCCAAAACCATGGTTATGCCATTGACCGTGAGTCACTTCCAGATTGCCTCATGGTAACACACGAAGAAATTAACGATAAGTCAGTTGAAGGTGTTCGTCACCGTGACTTCCCTGCATTCTCAGTGCAATTCCACCCAGATGCAGCTCCTGGTCCACACGATGCTAGCTATCTCTTTGATGAGTTCTTGGAATTGATTGATGCTTTCCAAGCTGAAAAAGCACGTCGTTAATTGCAACTGTCTAGTGACTATAGTGGGGTGTGACTCTTGTTCGCCCCAGTCTACTACCTTATTTAATGACAACCAGAGAGTTGTCAAATAGAAAGGAGAAGATACAGGTTCACGGAAGTGAACACGCCCTAAGGACTGTGTGAAAAAGATAAACGGTGACTAGACGCTTGGGCGTCGTCGTCACGTTTCCTATTTCCACTGGGTCTTTAACGGGCTTTGTATCATAAATTATGCCTAAACGTTCTGATATTAAAAAAATTATGGTTATCGGGTCTGGTCCTATCATCATCGGTCAGGCTGCTGAGTTCGACTACGCTGGTACGCAAGCCTGCTTGGCCTTGAAAGAAGAAGGTTACAGTGTTGTCCTTGTCAACTCTAACCCTGCGACAATCATGACTGATAAAGAAATCGCAGACAAGGTTTACATTGAACCAATTACGCTTGAGTTTGTTACACGTATTCTTCGTAAAGAGCGTCCTGATGCCCTCTTGCCAACACTTGGTGGACAAACTGGTTTGAACATGGCAATGGAATTGTCAAAAGCTGGTATTCTTGAAGAGCTTGGAGTAGAGCTTTTGGGAACAAAATTGTCTGCCATTGACCAAGCCGAAGACCGTGACCTCTTCAAACAATTGATGGAAGATTTGGAACAACCTATTCCAGAATCTGAAATCGTCAATACGGTTGAAGAAGCAGTTGCCTTTGCGACAGAAATTGGTTACCCAGTTATCGTGCGTCCTGCCTTTACCCTTGGTGGTACTGGTGGTGGTATGTGTGCCAACGAAGAAGAACTTCGTGAAATCGCTGAAAATGGCTTGAAATTGTCACCAGTAACACAATGTTTGATTGAGCGTTCTATCGCTGGTTTCAAGGAAATCGAATACGAAGTTATGCGTGATGCCGCGGACAATGCTCTTGTGGTATGTAACATGGAAAATTTTGACCCAGTTGGTATCCACACAGGGGACTCAATCGTATTTGCCCCAACGCAAACCTTGTCAGATATTGAAAACCAAATGCTTCGTGATGCCAGCTTGAAGATTATCCGTGCCCTTAAAATTGA
Above is a window of Streptococcus salivarius DNA encoding:
- a CDS encoding LysR family transcriptional regulator → MNIQQLRYVVAIANSGTFREAASKLFVSQPSLSVAIKDLEQELNFQIFTRTTTGAVLTSQGMTFYERALEVVRSFDSFENRYLNASEKGNQFSIASQHYDFLPPLITTFSERYPDYKDFRIFESTTIQILDEVAKGHSEIGIIYLNRQNSKGIQQNMDKLGLEAIDLIPFKTHIYLRKGHPLAKKESLVMEDLVALPTVRFTQEKDEYLYYSENFVDTSDSSLMFNVTDRATLNGILERTDAYATGSGFLDAQSVNGITVIPLEDNLDNKMVYVRRKGINLSSCALKFVNVMFDYFDTYKP
- the lspA gene encoding signal peptidase II, whose product is MRKVAIPLAILALIGLDQWVKHWVVANIALNQVIKAIPGLFSLTYLQNRGAAFSILQDQKYFFVILTVLVIGAAMVYLVKNYQKSLWLVLSLVLIISGGIGNFIDRVHLGYVVDMVQLDFIDFAIFNVADSYLTVGVLLLILILWKEENGSHH
- a CDS encoding RluA family pseudouridine synthase yields the protein MEVIIKEAGNRLDKALADLTELSRSQANEAIKAGTVLVNGKSAKAKYAVKEGDVITYELPEEEVLEYKAEDIPLDIIYEDADVAVVNKPQGMVVHPSAGHTSGTLVNALMYHVKDLSSINGVVRPGIVHRIDKDTSGLLMIAKNDKAHNALAAELKDKKSLRKYVAIVHGNLPNDRGVIEAPIGRSDKDRKKQAVTAKGKPAVTRFTVLERFGNYTLVELQLETGRTHQIRVHMAYIGHPVAGDPLYGPRKTLKGHGQFLHAKTLGFTHPTTGELVEFTAEEPAIFKETLEKLREA
- the pyrR gene encoding bifunctional pyr operon transcriptional regulator/uracil phosphoribosyltransferase PyrR codes for the protein MKKKEIVDDVTMKRAITRITYEIIERNKNLDKIVLAGIKTRGVYIAQRIQERLKQLENLDVPLIELDTKAFRDDVKAEQDTSVFPIEIDGTDVILVDDVLYTGRTIRAAIDNIVSHGRPARVGLAVLVDRGHRELPIRADYVGKNIPTSESEEIEVLVAEVDGKDSVNIIDPS
- a CDS encoding uracil-xanthine permease family protein: MNNVKYDVNDMPKPGLLVGLSFQHLFAMFGATVLVPILVGIDPAIALFSSGLGTLAHLTVTKYKIPAYMGSSFAYIAAMQTLMKTDGIAAVAQGAMAGGLVYLLVALIVKYAGKDWIDKVLPPIVVGPIIMVIGLNLAANAVNDATTLNKSYSIYALLISMVTLFAVILFNMYGKKIIGVIPILLGLIVGYIFSAVLGLLTGHSFINFSEVAVAHWIQVPNFDIPFVDYSFKLYPSAILTMAPIAFVTMTEHFGHVMVLNSLTERDYFKDPGLDRTLTGDGLAQIIAGFFGAPPVTSYGENIGVMALSKVYSVYVIAGAAVIAVLMSFIGKLSALLHSIPTPVLGGLSIALFGVIAASGLKILVEHKIDFDNKKNLLIASVILVSGIGGLMIDLGGLQITGVASSTILGILLYQILPDPKKGSKD
- a CDS encoding aspartate carbamoyltransferase catalytic subunit — translated: MAIADGKVSLKHLVTMETLTNEEVLGLIRRGGDFKNGRADFQLDRQYFAANLFFENSTRTHKSFEVAEKKLGLDVIEFDAGTSSVNKGETLYDTILTMSALGVDICVVRHSEVDYYKQLIDSRTIQTSIVNGGDGSGQHPSQCLLDLMTIYEEFGTFENLKICIAGDITHSRVAKSNMQILKRLGAQLYFAGPAEWYSNEFDVYGQHVAIDDVIEDLDVLMLLRVQHERHGDDKGFSKEDYHALYGLTEERYAKLADQAIIMHPAPVNRDVEIADSLVEAPKARIVAQMQNGVFVRMAIIEAILNGKA
- a CDS encoding carbamoyl phosphate synthase small subunit, which translates into the protein MAKRLLILEDGTIFEGQAFGADVDVTGEIVFNTGMTGYQESITDQSYNGQILTFTYPLVGNYGVNRDDYESIKPTTKGVVVSEASRRASNWRNQMTLDEFLKAKNIPGISGIDTRALTKIIRQHGTMKATLASPGDSIEHLQDQLRATVLPTNNIEQVSTKTAYPAPGVGKNIVLVDFGLKHSILREFSKRDCNVTVVPHDITAEEILHLNPDGVMLSNGPGNPEDVPYALDMIRGIQGKIPIFGICMGHQLFSLANGAKAYKMKFGHRGFNHAVREIATGRVDFTSQNHGYAIDRESLPDCLMVTHEEINDKSVEGVRHRDFPAFSVQFHPDAAPGPHDASYLFDEFLELIDAFQAEKARR